In one Phyllostomus discolor isolate MPI-MPIP mPhyDis1 chromosome 8, mPhyDis1.pri.v3, whole genome shotgun sequence genomic region, the following are encoded:
- the OMG gene encoding oligodendrocyte-myelin glycoprotein, whose product MALMEYQILKMSPSLFILLFLTPGILCICPLQCICTERHRHVDCSGRNLTTLPAGLQENIIHLNLSYNHFTDLHNQLTQYTNLRTLDISNNRLESLPAQLPRSLWNMSAANNNIKLLDKSDTAYQWNLKYLDVSKNMLEKVVLIKNTLRSLEVLNLSSNKLWTVPTNMPSKLHTVDLSNNSLTQILPGTLINLTHLTHLYLHNNKFTFIPDEAFDQLFQLQEITLYNNRWSCDHTQNITYLLKWMMQTKAHVIGTPCSSQISSLKEHNIYPTPSGFTSSLFTVSGMQTVDTINSLSVVTQSKVTKMPKQYRTKETTFGATLSKDTTFTSTDKAFVPYAEDTSTEMIDSHEAAAATLTIHLQDGMVTNTSLTSSKKSSPTPMTLSITSGMPNNFSEMPQQSTTLNLRREETATNAKTRLPSAASAWKVNALLLLLFGAVVVLAA is encoded by the exons ATG GCTTTGATGGAATATCAGATACTGAAAATGTCTCCCAGCCTGTTCATCCTTCTGTTTCTCACACCTGGTATTTTATGCATTTGTCCTCTCCAATGTATATGCACAGAAAGGCACAGGCATGTGGACTGTTCAGGCAGAAACTTGACTACATTACCAGCTGGACTGCAAGAGAATATTATCCATTTAAATCTGTCTTATAACCACTTTACTGATCTGCATAACCAGTTAACCCAATACACTAATCTGAGGACCTTGGACATTTCAAACAACAGGCTTGAAAGCCTCCCTGCTCAATTACCTAGGTCCCTCTGGAATATGTCTGCTGCTAACAACAACATTAAACTGCTTGACAAATCTGATACTGCTTATCAGTGGAACCTAAAATATCTGGATGTTTCTAAGAATATGCTGGAAAAGGTTGTCctcattaaaaatacactaaGAAGTCTTGAGGTTCTCAACCTAAGTAGTAACAAACTTTGGACAGTTCCAACCAACATGCCCTCCAAATTGCACACTGTGGACCTGTCTAATAATTCCTTGACACAAATCCTTCCAGGAACACTAATAAACCTGACACATCTCACACATCTTTACCTGCACAACAACAAGTTCACATTCATCCCAGATGAAGCTTTTGACCAACTCTTTCAGCTGCAAGAAATAACCCTTTACAATAACAGGTGGTCGTGTGACCACACACAAAACATTACTTACTTATTGAAGTGGATGATGCAAACAAAAGCCCACGTCATAGGGACTCCCTGTTCTAGCCAAATATCATCTCTGAAGGAACATAACATATATCCCACACCTTCCGGATTTACCTCAAGCTTGTTCACTGTAAGTGGGATGCAAACAGTGGACACCATTAACTCTCTGAGTGTGGTAACTCAATCCAAAGTGACCAAAATGCCCAAACAATATCGAACAAAGGAAACAACATTTGGCGCCACTCTAAGCAAAGACACCACCTTTACTAGCACTGACAAGGCTTTTGTGCCCTATGCAGAAGACACATCCACAGAAATGATCGATTCACATGAAGCAGCAGCTGCAACTCTAACTATTCATCTCCAAGATGGAATGGTTACAAACACAAGCCTCACTAGCTCAAAAAAATCATCCCCAACACCCATGACCCTAAGTATTACCAGTGGCATGCCAAATAATTTCTCTGAAATGCCTCAACAAAGCACAACCCTTAACTTACGGAGGGAAGAGACCGCCACAAATGCAAAGACTCGTTTACCTTCTGCGGCCAGTGCTTGGAAAGTAAATGCGTTGCTTCTCTTACTGTTCGGTGCTGTGGTCGTGCTGGCTGCCTGA
- the EVI2B gene encoding protein EVI2B, protein MDPKYFILILFCGHLNNTFFSPIKAITTEKQPQSTLLSSSVSYVLANSQNPTGNPLGQPTPTAKVSAGQPTAVTSSGKAAAQTSAGHTPAYNTTRQPTSVANTSSQQTAQPVLTSSKQLSTFAHTSTRHPQPLASTSIQQPPSVHTSSRKPVPPTMKTPSIQATPPADERPPGITPGFITGDISITQTPHKTDHNYIAAIIVGVFLVSMLVATIMMVLCKCLRKPVLNDRNWAGRSPFADGETPDMCMDNIRENEAPTKRTSIISLMTWRPNKNTLLADDLEIKLFESSENIEDSNNSQTEKTKDQVNGTSEESAGGSTIGTAISSSDDADLPPPPPQLLDLEGEERNQSDKPAMTILSPIPNDSTSLPPSLGCVDQICEEHNSEFKESFPPPPDSLNLPLPPEDVMKTLEDSNNEIQCQEISILPNADQDLSEPLPPPPEELL, encoded by the coding sequence ATGGATCCCAAATATTTCATCTTAATCTTGTTTTGTGGACACCTGAACAATACATTTTTCTCACCGATAAAAGCAATTACAACAGAGAAGCAACCACAGTCTACTTTACTGAGCTCATCAGTGTCCTATGTCTTGGCTAACTCTCAAAACCCAACAGGGAATCCTCTGGGTCAACCAACGCCAACTGCCAAAGTTTCTGCTGGACAACCAACAGCAGTTACCTCTTCTGGAAAAGCAGCAGCACAAACTTCTGCTGGACACACACCTGCCTATAACACCACCAGGCAACCAACGTCAGTGGCCAATACCTCCTCCCAGCAAACAGCACAACCTGTGCTCACTTCTAGCAAACAACTATCAACATTTGCCCATACTTCTACCAGGCACCCGCAACCACTTGCCTCTACTTCCATTCAACAACCACCATCTGTCCATACTTCTTCTAGAAAACCAGTACCACCGACTATGAAAACTCCATCCATACAAGCAACACCACCAGCTGACGAAAGGCCACCTGGGATTACACCAGGATTCATCACAGGAGATATCAGCATCACACAAACCCCACATAAAACTGATCACAATTACATAGCTGCCATAATAGTCGGTGTATTTCTGGTTTCTATGTTGGTAGCTACAATCATGATGGTACTATGCAAATGCCTGAGAAAACCAGTTTTAAATGATCGAAATTGGGCGGGCAGGTCTCCATTTGCTGATGGTGAAACCCCTGATATGTGTATGGATAACATCAGAGAAAATGAAGCACCCACAAAACGTACATCAATTATTTCACTTATGACCTGGAgaccaaacaaaaacacacttTTAGCAGATGACTTAGAAATTAAGTTGTTTGAATCCAGTGAGAACATTGAAGATTCCAACAACTcccaaacagagaaaacaaaagatcAAGTAAACGGTACATCAGAGGAGAGTGCTGGTGGATCAACAATTGGCACTGCTATTTCTTCTTCAGATGACGCAGATCTGCCTCCACCACCTCCTCAACTTCTTGatttggaaggagaggagagaaaccagTCTGACAAACCCGCAATGACAATTTTATCTCCTATCCCCAACGATTCCACCAGTCTCCCCCCATCTCTGGGCTGTGTCGATCAGATCTGTGAAGAACATAATTCTGAGTTCAAAGAGTCATTTCCACCTCCCCCTGACTCACTTAACTTGCCCCTACCACCGGAAGATGTTATGAAAACCTTGGAAGATTCCAACAATGAGATCCAATGTCAGGAGATCTCAATTCTTCCTAATGCTGATCAAGATCTCAGTgaacccctgccacccccacctgaAGAACTGTTATAG
- the EVI2A gene encoding protein EVI2A: MKHIRHYLHLAFLMTTVFSLSPGTKANYTHLWANNTTVWDPDIQNKAGRNQNQNMNTNSTTPKVDKKSNSTNMPERATLSHTASLTPVSDLEFHTPSVPRNSAPTSQNIENTSKSHSEIFKKDICEENNNKMAVLVCLIIIAVLFLICTLLFLSTVVLANKVSSLRRSKQANKRQPRSNGDFLASSGLWPADSDTWKRAKQLTGSNLMMQSTGALTAPRGKTDEGGTEKLTNRCFCEENAK; this comes from the coding sequence ATGAAACACATACGACATTACCTGCATCTGGCCTTTTTGATGACAacagttttttctttgtctcctggaaCAAAGGCAAACTATACCCATCTGTGGGCTAACAATACTACTGTCTGGGATCCAGATATTCAAAATAAGGCAGGCAGAAACCAAAATCAAAACATGAACACTAACTCAACAACTCCCAAAGTCGATAAAAAGAGTAATTCCACAAATATGCCTGAAAGAGCAACATTATCTCACACTGCATCTTTAACTCCTGTATCTGACCTGGAGTTTCATACACCTTCTGTTCCGAGGAACAGCGCTCCAACATCACAGAACATTGAAAACACAAGCAAAAGCCACagtgaaattttcaaaaaagacatCTGtgaggaaaacaacaacaaaatggccGTGCTAGTTTGCTTAATTATAATTGCAGTGCTTTTTCTTATCTGCACCCTTCTATTTCTATCAACGGTGGTTCTGGCAAATAAAGTCTCATCTCTTAGACgatcaaaacaagcaaacaaacgtCAGCCTAGAAGCAACGGTGATTTTCTGGCAAGCAGTGGTCTATGGCCTGCTGACTCAGACACTTGGAAAAGAGCAAAACAGCTCACAGGGTCCAACCTGATGATGCAATCTACTGGAGCGCTCACAGCGCCGAGGGGAAAAACAGATGAAGGAGGAACTGAAAAACTCACTAACAGGTGCTTTTGtgaagaaaatgcaaagtaa